A portion of the Salminus brasiliensis chromosome 9, fSalBra1.hap2, whole genome shotgun sequence genome contains these proteins:
- the vangl2 gene encoding vang-like protein 2 isoform X1: MDNESQYSGYSYKSSHSRSSRKHRERRDRHRSKSRDSRGDKSVTIQAPGEPLLDTESTRGDDRDDNWGETTTVVTGTSEHSVSNEDLTRASKELEDSTPLECRRFAGPVLSGVLGLFALLTPLAFLLLPQLLWRDSLEPCGTPCEGLYVSLAFKLLVLLISSWALFLRPPRATLPRFFVFRCLLMALVFLFVASYWLFYGVRVLEPRERDYRGIVGYAVSLVDALLFIQYLALVLLEVRHLRPAFCLKVVRTTDGASRFYNVGHLSIQRAAVWVLDQYYSDFPVYNPALLNLPKSILSKKMSGFKVYSLGEENSTNNSTGQSRAMIAAAARRRDNSHNEYYYEEAEMDRRVRKRKARLVVAVEEAFTHIKRLQEDEQATSPKHPREVMDPREAAQAIFAPMARAMQKYLRTTRQQPYHSMESIIAHLQFCITHNMTPKAFLERYLTPGPTMQYQRENGRGRQWTLVSEEPVTSALRQGLVFSLRRLDFALVVTVTSLPFLNLGEEFIDPKSHKFVMRLQSETSV; encoded by the exons ATGGACAACGAGTCGCAGTACTCGGGCTATTCGTACAAATCCTCCCATTCCCGCAGCTCTCGCAAGCACAG GGAACGGAGAGACAGACACCGCTCTAAGAGCAGAGACAGCAGAGGGGACAAATCGGTCACTATCCAGGCCCCCGGAGAGCCCCTGCTAGACACAGAATCAACACGCGGAGATGACCGG GACGATAACTGGGGCGAGACCACCACGGTGGTGACTGGCACATCCGAGCACAGCGTCTCTAATGAAGACCTGACGCGAGCGTCTAAAGAGCTAGAGGACTCTACTCCTCTGGAGTGCAGGCGTTTTGCTGGTCCTGTGCTGAGTGGAGTTTTGGGCCTTTTCGCCCTGCTCACGCCGCTGGCCTTCCTCCTGCTGCCGCAGCTGCTGTGGCGAGACTCGTTGGAGCCGTGTGGGACGCCCTGCGAGGGCCTCTACGTCTCGCTGGCCTTTAAGCTCCTGGTCCTGCTTATCTCGTCCTGGGCCCTGTTCCTGCGGCCGCCCCGCGCCACCCTCCCACGTTTCTTCGTCTTCCGATGCCTCCTCATGGCGCTCGTCTTCCTCTTCGTGGCCTCCTACTGGCTCTTCTACGGAGTGCGGGTGCTGGAGCCCAGAGAGAGGGACTACAGGGGGATTGTGGGGTATGCAGTTTCTCTGGTCGATGCCTTGctgtttattcagtatctggCTCTGGTGCTGCTGGAGGTGAGGCACCTCAGGCCTGCATTCTGCCTCAAGGTGGTTCGCACCACGGACGGAGCCAGCCGCTTCTACAACGTGGGTCATCTTAG TATCCAGCGGGCTGCGGTGTGGGTGCTGGATCAGTACTACAGCGACTTCCCTGTCTATAACCCGGCTCTTCTCAACCTGCCAAAGTCCATCCTTTCCAAAAAGATGTCTGGCTTTAAGGTCTACTCCCTGGGTGAGG AGAACAGCACCAACAACTCAACCGGCCAGTCACGGGCGATGATCGCAGCTGCCGCTCGCAGACGGGACAATTCCCATAATGAGTACTACTACGAGGAAGCAGAGATGGACCGCAGAGTCCGCAAACGCAAAGCCAG GCTTGTGGTGGCTGTAGAGGAGGCGTTCACACACATCAAGCGTTTACAGGAAGACGAACAGGCCACATCTCCTAAACACCCACGAGAGGTGATGGACCCGCGAGAAGCAGCTCAAGCCATCTTTGCACCAATGGCCCGCGCCATGCAGAAGTACTTGCGCACCACGCGGCAGCAGCCCTACCACAGCATGGAGAGCATCATTGCTCATCTTCAGTTCTGCATTACACACAACATGACGCCAAAG GCCTTCTTGGAGAGGTACCTGACCCCCGGCCCAACCATGCAGTACCAGCGGGAGAACGGCAGGGGACGCCAGTGGACCCTCGTGAGTGAGGAGCCTGTGACCTCAGCGCTGCGCCAGGGGCTTGTCTTCTCGCTTCGCCGCCTTGACTTCGCCCTGGTCGTTACAGTGACATCCCTACCTTTCCTTAACCTGGGAGAGGAGTTTATCGATCCTAAGAGCCACAAGTTTGTGATGAGGCTGCAGTCTGAGACCTCAGTGTAG
- the vangl2 gene encoding vang-like protein 2 isoform X2, protein MDNESQYSGYSYKSSHSRSSRKHRERRDRHRSKSRDSRGDKSVTIQAPGEPLLDTESTRGDDRDDNWGETTTVVTGTSEHSVSNEDLTRASKELEDSTPLECRRFAGPVLSGVLGLFALLTPLAFLLLPQLLWRDSLEPCGTPCEGLYVSLAFKLLVLLISSWALFLRPPRATLPRFFVFRCLLMALVFLFVASYWLFYGVRVLEPRERDYRGIVGYAVSLVDALLFIQYLALVLLEVRHLRPAFCLKVVRTTDGASRFYNVGHLSIQRAAVWVLDQYYSDFPVYNPALLNLPKSILSKKMSGFKVYSLENSTNNSTGQSRAMIAAAARRRDNSHNEYYYEEAEMDRRVRKRKARLVVAVEEAFTHIKRLQEDEQATSPKHPREVMDPREAAQAIFAPMARAMQKYLRTTRQQPYHSMESIIAHLQFCITHNMTPKAFLERYLTPGPTMQYQRENGRGRQWTLVSEEPVTSALRQGLVFSLRRLDFALVVTVTSLPFLNLGEEFIDPKSHKFVMRLQSETSV, encoded by the exons ATGGACAACGAGTCGCAGTACTCGGGCTATTCGTACAAATCCTCCCATTCCCGCAGCTCTCGCAAGCACAG GGAACGGAGAGACAGACACCGCTCTAAGAGCAGAGACAGCAGAGGGGACAAATCGGTCACTATCCAGGCCCCCGGAGAGCCCCTGCTAGACACAGAATCAACACGCGGAGATGACCGG GACGATAACTGGGGCGAGACCACCACGGTGGTGACTGGCACATCCGAGCACAGCGTCTCTAATGAAGACCTGACGCGAGCGTCTAAAGAGCTAGAGGACTCTACTCCTCTGGAGTGCAGGCGTTTTGCTGGTCCTGTGCTGAGTGGAGTTTTGGGCCTTTTCGCCCTGCTCACGCCGCTGGCCTTCCTCCTGCTGCCGCAGCTGCTGTGGCGAGACTCGTTGGAGCCGTGTGGGACGCCCTGCGAGGGCCTCTACGTCTCGCTGGCCTTTAAGCTCCTGGTCCTGCTTATCTCGTCCTGGGCCCTGTTCCTGCGGCCGCCCCGCGCCACCCTCCCACGTTTCTTCGTCTTCCGATGCCTCCTCATGGCGCTCGTCTTCCTCTTCGTGGCCTCCTACTGGCTCTTCTACGGAGTGCGGGTGCTGGAGCCCAGAGAGAGGGACTACAGGGGGATTGTGGGGTATGCAGTTTCTCTGGTCGATGCCTTGctgtttattcagtatctggCTCTGGTGCTGCTGGAGGTGAGGCACCTCAGGCCTGCATTCTGCCTCAAGGTGGTTCGCACCACGGACGGAGCCAGCCGCTTCTACAACGTGGGTCATCTTAG TATCCAGCGGGCTGCGGTGTGGGTGCTGGATCAGTACTACAGCGACTTCCCTGTCTATAACCCGGCTCTTCTCAACCTGCCAAAGTCCATCCTTTCCAAAAAGATGTCTGGCTTTAAGGTCTACTCCCTGG AGAACAGCACCAACAACTCAACCGGCCAGTCACGGGCGATGATCGCAGCTGCCGCTCGCAGACGGGACAATTCCCATAATGAGTACTACTACGAGGAAGCAGAGATGGACCGCAGAGTCCGCAAACGCAAAGCCAG GCTTGTGGTGGCTGTAGAGGAGGCGTTCACACACATCAAGCGTTTACAGGAAGACGAACAGGCCACATCTCCTAAACACCCACGAGAGGTGATGGACCCGCGAGAAGCAGCTCAAGCCATCTTTGCACCAATGGCCCGCGCCATGCAGAAGTACTTGCGCACCACGCGGCAGCAGCCCTACCACAGCATGGAGAGCATCATTGCTCATCTTCAGTTCTGCATTACACACAACATGACGCCAAAG GCCTTCTTGGAGAGGTACCTGACCCCCGGCCCAACCATGCAGTACCAGCGGGAGAACGGCAGGGGACGCCAGTGGACCCTCGTGAGTGAGGAGCCTGTGACCTCAGCGCTGCGCCAGGGGCTTGTCTTCTCGCTTCGCCGCCTTGACTTCGCCCTGGTCGTTACAGTGACATCCCTACCTTTCCTTAACCTGGGAGAGGAGTTTATCGATCCTAAGAGCCACAAGTTTGTGATGAGGCTGCAGTCTGAGACCTCAGTGTAG